One segment of Neobacillus endophyticus DNA contains the following:
- a CDS encoding ABC transporter ATP-binding protein translates to MANNVGQQNNPPVPPPMRPGGMPAGANRFRGPVVKPKNFKGTLRRLWTYFGKERKMLAFIFVSILVDSALMLMNPYLIGKAVDSMSLNHGKVDFNLLEIMIVVLASSYIGDGVLTFLQGWLMAGVAQRIVKSLRDSLFAKLQKLPIAFFDIRTHGDMMSRLSNDVDNVSTTVSQSTTQLMSGLIIIVGSFVMMLILSPLLTLASIITVPLVFLLTRTIAKRTSVLFKGQQDQLGKLNGHIEETISGIDVVKAFNHEDKVIEEFDKLNEGLREVGLKAQVWSGFLMPIMNVINNLGFAVVAVVGGVLAVKNIVTVGAIASFITYSRQFVRPLNDLANIFNVLQSGVAGAERVFEIMDEQEESEDPPHALKLENPKGHVVFENVSFGYRQDVPILKNISFEAEIGSSNALVGPTGAGKTTVVNLLTRFYDVTGGRILLDGRDIRDYTRDSLRRTFGFVLQDTFLFTGTIKENIKYGKPDATDEEVREAARMSGADNFIKRLPKQYESVLSENGGNLSQGERQLLAITRVILSKPSILILDEATSSIDTRTELHIQKALLALMENRTSFIIAHRLNTIRDADTIMVIDQGQILENGGHDELMAAGGRYYQMFYNQFKNVENA, encoded by the coding sequence GCTTGCTTTTATCTTTGTCTCCATTTTAGTGGACTCTGCTCTCATGCTGATGAATCCGTACCTTATTGGAAAAGCGGTTGATTCCATGAGCTTAAATCATGGAAAAGTGGACTTTAATCTTCTGGAAATCATGATTGTTGTGCTGGCCAGTTCTTATATTGGTGATGGCGTGCTGACATTTCTGCAAGGGTGGCTGATGGCGGGTGTGGCCCAGCGGATTGTGAAAAGTCTAAGGGATTCCCTGTTTGCCAAACTACAAAAGCTTCCCATTGCCTTTTTTGATATTCGAACACATGGCGATATGATGAGCCGTCTGTCAAATGATGTGGATAATGTGAGTACAACGGTGTCGCAATCAACCACCCAGCTGATGTCCGGATTGATTATCATTGTTGGTTCATTTGTGATGATGCTGATTTTAAGCCCGCTATTGACGCTGGCCAGTATAATTACCGTCCCGCTTGTTTTCCTGCTAACACGGACTATTGCCAAAAGGACGAGTGTGTTATTTAAGGGGCAGCAGGACCAGCTTGGCAAATTAAATGGGCACATTGAAGAAACAATTTCCGGAATTGATGTGGTGAAAGCTTTTAATCATGAGGATAAAGTGATTGAAGAATTTGATAAGCTAAATGAGGGGCTTCGTGAGGTCGGCCTTAAGGCACAAGTATGGTCGGGATTTTTGATGCCGATTATGAACGTGATTAATAACTTGGGATTTGCGGTCGTGGCAGTTGTCGGCGGGGTCCTTGCAGTCAAGAATATTGTGACGGTCGGGGCGATTGCCAGCTTTATTACCTACTCGAGACAATTCGTCCGTCCGTTAAATGATCTGGCTAATATTTTTAACGTTCTGCAGTCCGGCGTTGCCGGTGCTGAACGGGTATTTGAAATCATGGACGAACAAGAGGAGTCTGAAGATCCGCCGCATGCATTGAAACTGGAAAATCCAAAAGGGCATGTCGTGTTTGAGAATGTCAGCTTCGGCTATCGACAGGATGTCCCGATTTTGAAAAATATTAGCTTCGAGGCGGAAATTGGCTCCAGCAATGCACTGGTTGGGCCGACAGGCGCCGGTAAAACGACGGTTGTGAATCTGCTGACGAGATTTTATGATGTAACCGGCGGAAGAATTCTGCTGGATGGCCGGGATATCCGCGATTATACAAGGGATTCCCTGAGGCGCACATTTGGTTTTGTCCTTCAGGATACGTTTTTATTTACGGGAACGATTAAGGAAAATATTAAATACGGCAAGCCCGATGCGACCGATGAAGAGGTCCGGGAGGCGGCGCGAATGTCGGGTGCGGACAATTTTATTAAACGTTTGCCGAAGCAATATGAATCGGTGCTATCAGAAAATGGCGGCAATTTAAGCCAAGGGGAACGTCAGTTGCTTGCGATTACGCGGGTGATTTTATCGAAACCGTCTATTTTGATTTTGGATGAAGCCACCAGCAGCATTGACACCCGGACAGAGCTTCATATACAAAAAGCATTACTCGCCTTGATGGAAAATCGCACTAGCTTCATTATTGCGCATCGCTTGAACACCATCCGTGATGCGGATACGATTATGGTCATTGATCAAGGGCAGATTTTGGAAAATGGCGGTCATGATGAACTAATGGCGGCCGGAGGAAGATACTATCAAATGTTTTATAACCAGTTTAAAAATGTTGAAAATGCTTAA
- a CDS encoding N-acetylmuramoyl-L-alanine amidase family protein, with amino-acid sequence MKRIIALGSFLFIFLMTVLPASLSHAAENNTVKLSSISFVLENGKTINAVNTGDNKFYLDLVGDSDYASQAIQKIVLTSDNADTLSVLPPNFDYSQLAASHLTKDDYDIHFVNKQAVLDSTKLSAWAQRVDKEMGSTNTAGEDTSNLTIDDLKTQLIPMAAEMDQAILDPESDNEPDSPFVLTGFLADQSGNNSPVTLTVKTKGWKTVGNKWTFFDEYGDFQTGWFKDAGKWYFFDDNGVMKTGWVKSSGKWYYLNAKGAMTTGWVKVANKWYYMDSSGAMKSGWVKVSNKWFYFDASGSMKTGWIKVQNKYYFLYNDGHMAVNAKIDSYKVGKDGARIK; translated from the coding sequence TTGAAAAGAATTATTGCACTTGGAAGCTTTTTGTTCATTTTCTTGATGACAGTGCTTCCTGCGAGCCTATCACATGCTGCAGAAAATAATACTGTTAAGCTTTCAAGTATTTCATTTGTTTTAGAAAATGGTAAAACTATTAATGCTGTGAACACAGGAGATAACAAGTTCTACCTGGATTTAGTAGGCGATTCTGATTACGCCAGCCAAGCTATTCAAAAGATTGTATTAACATCAGACAATGCTGATACGCTTTCTGTATTGCCGCCGAATTTTGATTATAGTCAGCTGGCAGCTTCTCATTTAACAAAAGATGACTATGACATCCATTTCGTGAATAAACAAGCTGTTTTAGACTCTACTAAACTTTCTGCATGGGCACAAAGAGTGGATAAGGAAATGGGTTCAACTAACACCGCTGGAGAGGATACTTCTAATTTAACAATTGATGATTTAAAAACTCAATTGATCCCAATGGCAGCGGAGATGGATCAAGCGATTTTAGATCCGGAAAGTGATAATGAACCAGATTCACCATTTGTCCTAACCGGATTTTTAGCAGATCAATCAGGGAATAACTCCCCTGTTACACTAACGGTAAAAACAAAAGGTTGGAAAACAGTAGGAAACAAATGGACTTTCTTTGATGAGTATGGTGATTTCCAAACAGGCTGGTTCAAGGATGCTGGCAAATGGTATTTCTTTGATGATAACGGAGTGATGAAAACCGGATGGGTCAAATCCAGCGGTAAATGGTATTATTTAAATGCCAAAGGTGCTATGACTACAGGTTGGGTAAAAGTGGCCAACAAATGGTACTATATGGATTCGAGTGGAGCCATGAAGTCGGGCTGGGTAAAAGTATCTAACAAATGGTTTTATTTTGACGCCAGCGGTTCAATGAAAACTGGCTGGATTAAAGTACAGAACAAATACTACTTCCTTTACAATGATGGCCATATGGCAGTCAATGCGAAAATTGACTCTTATAAAGTTGGAAAAGACGGAGCTCGGATTAAATAA